The following DNA comes from Miscanthus floridulus cultivar M001 chromosome 5, ASM1932011v1, whole genome shotgun sequence.
gttttagttctgctcaatctaaaacctttagactcaatggtctaccgccataactctagttttctatttactcCTGCCTGTCTTTCGtctactaacactacatcatcagcgaacaacatacaccaagggatattccCCTGTATGtccctggtaacctcatccattaccaaggcaaagagatacgggcttaaggctgacccttgatgaagtccaattttaatcggaaagtaatttgtgttaccatcgtttgttcgaacactagtcacaacattgttgtacatgtccttgatgagggtcacgtactttgatgggactttatgtttgtccaaagaccaccacataacatttcttggtatcttgtcataagccttcttcaagtcaatgaaaaccaagtggaggtcattctgctctctaaaccgctccataacctgtcttattaagaagattgcttttgtggttgaccttctgggcatgaaaccaaattggtttgttgatatctgcgtcgttccttGCAGGCGCtactcgatgactctctcccataacttcatagtgtggctcatcaacttaattctccgataatttgtacaactttggatatctcccttgttcttgtagattggtactaATATGCTTCTTTattcctcaggcatcttgttcgatcgaaagatattatTGAACattttggttagccatactatagctatattcccgagacatctccataccttattgggataccatcagggcccatcgctttgccccctttcatcattttcaaggcttctctgaccttcGATTCTTcaatcctccgcacaaagcgcctgttattgtcatcaaacgagtcgtgcagctgaacggtggtgttctcgttctcactatTGAACaattatcaaaatactcttgccatctatgtctgatctcatcctcctttaccaagagccGCTCCCTCTCATcttttatgcacttgacttggttgaagtcccttgtcttcctatcacgagccctagccatcctataaatgtccttctctccctccttcgtactcaaacgtcggtaaaggtcctcataggcccgcccctttgcctcactcaccgcttgttttgcagtcttctttgccaccttgtacttctctatgttgtttgcacacctgtcatgatacaagcgcttatagcactctttcttttccttaatagccttttgcacatcttcattccaccaccaagtgtctttcgagtcgcattcgctccctttggtcactccaagcacctctgaagcaaccttccgaacgcatgttgccatcttctcccacatgctgtttgcatcgccttcatcattccaaggaccctcttcaatgaccttttctttaaagacctttgatgcctccccttctaatttccaccacttcgttctagcaaccctagcttgtttgttcccacgagcttaCACCACAAAGCGcaagtcagccaccaccagcttgtgttgagcgaccacacattctccagctatgaccttacagtccacgcatgttcatttatccctccttcttgtaaggacaaagtcgatttgactagagtactgaccgctactaaaggtcactaaatgggaccgtctcttacggaagaaagtgttagctatcatcagatcaaaagttatggcgaagtctaagacttcctctcaCTCCTGGTTCCTACTATCATATCTGAAACCCCCATGAACcgcctcgaaacctgcacttaatgtacctacatggccattaagatcacctcctataaagattttctcgctactagggacagctctaaccaagcgatctaaatcttcccagaaaagccgcttagcactctcatcatggcctacttggggggcatacgcactaattacgtttaagaccatatcactaatgacaagtttaactaagatgatcctatccccttgtcttctcacctccaccacaccattcttaaGGCTCTTAtctatcaaaactcctactccatttttatttgaagttgtccctatgtaccagagcttgaaaccggtattgtccacctccttcgccttctgccccttccatttagtctcttggacgcataagatatttacacgcctcctaaccgttgtgtccactaactctcttaacttacctgtaagggatcctacattccaactacctaaacggatcctaggtGGCTCGACTAGCTTctttacccttcgcacccgctgaggtaggtgtgaagacccttgctcattttgcaccacacccgggcgccgatgtggcgcgccactaaggatgcgacgacctgatccttgctcacttgacaccgtgtctAGATCACGAcaggcgcgtcacgggggtgacgacccggcccttgctcatttaacaccatacccgggttccgacatggcgcgtcgctaagagggttacgccctaaCGGggttcttttgggtttcatctccattaaagtggctaagtttttacattggctcgccgcgcctaacacaaccctcctcctttaccaggacttgggacctgctatgctgggacaccaaaggcgtcccaccataggcggagttatcAAAGCAAACTCAGAAGCACATAAATATTGTGAATGTGTATGTATTTTAACAGGATAGTGATCTTCAGATGGAAACTTGCCTGATCCTGTTTCTTATGCACAGATGTGTCACTAACAAACCTTTTTAGCAACAAAGCCATCTATTCTTGGGCTACTGATGACGTCTCCAAGAAAATGATTGCTATATGTATGCCTGCACAAAATACAGAAGCTCTCCGAAGATCTCTTATGGTATTAGCATAATAATTTGTATTTTTCCTGAAAGGGGTTGTGTGATGCTTTCCCCCATTAACTCCTTGATCTTTATGATAGCATCCTCTGATCACTGTTTGTATTGTCATCAGGATGCAGCAGAACAGTGTGTTGCGGTGGATTTTATAATGTTGGAAGCAGAAGCTACATTCATGTATGGTGGTGCTTCTGAATATGCTAATTCTTTTGTAAACAGAATTTGTGATCTTGAAAACTGTGTGGTACGGAGATACAATCCTGGTAAAGAAGTCTCATGATATTAGTAACCATTTACTGGTTTTGTTGTTTATGTTACAATAATAAGATGATCTTTCATGATCAACCTACAAATCATAACATGGTCATGCTATTTAGTTTGTTTTCTATATCATTTTAGACCATGCTACCATGGAGTTATATTTTGATGAATGACTTAAACAACTATCACTGCCATATTAGGAGTTCCTTATCCTTACACTCAGGTTAACATTCAACACTTCTTGCATGTAAGGTAACCTAACACTATATATGTTTGCTATATATTTGGAACTGCAGAGACCCAAGTTCTGCATGGGATCTCTTTCTGTTCAGTTGTATAGCCTGTAGACTGTAGTCCTTTCCCTATGTCCCTTTCTCTCTGTACAAtttattttatttgaatttatataCCAACAGTGGGGGCTTCCCCTGCTGTATTTATGGCTCAAAAAAAAGGTGGTTAGAAGAGCTTAAGGATGACAAGGAGGATACACTGCAAGCTGTATTTGTGTTCAGAGATCCCATTATTGATTCTGTTAAACATATATATTGCAACCTGTATGCATCAGCAAACCAGATAACTGATGGTTTTCCACCTTGCCAGGTGATATGAGTCATTTTATAACACCACTCACTATTTAATTCAAAAAGTTAAGTGACAGAACATATCTGAGTCTAGCGTTTCCCTTTCACTGCTCAATGTTCATTTTTGTGACTTGCAAGCATTGAGTTTGTTCTATATACCTATTTATTAGTGGAAGAATATGACTGGTAAAAGGAACTTCTGCATATATTTTTGGTGATTTTATCCTCATTTTTTTTAACTTTTTATTTCATTCAGATAATGGCAATTACTTATCCATGTTTCCTATTCACAGTTCAGCCTCTTCAACAGCTATGCTAACGCAGAACACATTGACTGAACAGGCATGCAAGTGCCATGGTCACCCTATTGACCTTGTCACCCCAAATAAGGCAAaatggcgtacccagtgcagagagctcctgctctatgcggggtctgtgcaatgcgaggagaccgcgactcgaacccgggaccaggtcacagacggtaagactctaccgcttgcaccaggcccacccttcCCAAATAAGGCAAAATGGACGTGTCCAATAACTAATCGACAACTTGCAGCTTCTGATGTTACTGCTACTGCTGTGAGAATTGGAGAACAAACAATATTCTCCgccgattttttttaaataatatttttttaatgaATAATTGCAAATCTAGTAGCTGTTATACAAAAATTGCAGATATATCATCCTGTCGGCCACTGGACTGCTGATAGGGACCTTGTCGGCCACTAGATGGCCGACAGGTCCCATGTTGGCACCTTAGCAGCCGATACGGTTGACATGGCAGCCGACGCCGGCGTGTTGGTCCTGATAGCAGACCTGTTAGCTGCTGGGTGGCCGACATGCCCTATCGGCATTCGGTAGGCCGATAGGCCAGTCAACACTCCAGGGGCCGACAAGCCTGTCGGCTACCCAGCACCCAATTACACTATTTGATGCGAAAACTACGTCGTTCGTCCCTGAAAAGCGTACGAACCTGCAAAGGCAACGTCGTTTGTCCGCTGAATTGTCCTTTGTCTTGATGCAGGCGTCGGAAGTTATTGGAGCATTGCCTCCATGAAATGGTTGTAAAGCGACTAATACGGTTCCATGCATCAGAAATTTAGGAGTACGTTAGTTCACATCCATGCAACCATACAACTATACGACTAATACAAGTCAACCAGAACGACGCCCACGTTTGACGGCCTGTGCTCCTCGGTGACGAATCTGCGCCGTAGGGTAAGTGAGCTGGTCTGGAGGACGGCGCTGGCGTGCCGGCGGGGTCGACTCGGTAGGCTGATTACCCTCCCGAGTGGGCTGAGTCGACAGAGGTGCACTTGAAAGCTGTGAGGCCCCGACCTCATCGGCGAACCAAGGAGGAGTGTTGTCGGTGTAAAAGGTCGCGAAACTGCTAGTACCAGTCGTGTAGTCACTGCAAGAAGCACGTCCACCTACCAAAAAATTGTAAGGCCACATAGAGCATGTTACGTACATAATGCATGAAGAAATCGGAAGGTCATCGCAGAAGTACCTAGGACTCCAACCGTCGGGTGCGAAGAACGAGCGTGTCCTCTAGATCCTACGActggaggcggaggtggaggtggcgcTGCAGGGTCACCCTGCTGGACGTGACCAACTACGTCTGTGGTGTGGCGGCACGATGCCCGGCGTACTCCCGCCAAGCAACGTTGCCCCAGTCGTCGAAGGGCAGCAACCAACTCTATCCTACCAACCGTTGGGGGGCTCTACTCAAACTGCTGGGCATATGAAAATAGCTCGTTGCCCACGTCGCTGCAGGTATCTGTCTGCAAGCCAGGCATGTATTGTTGCATGAATTGTTGTGACTCATTGGTAAAGTAACGAAAGGACAAAGAAGTTTACAAATTTACTTACCAGCGCATGGAAAGCAGCTGGTAGCTCCATCGCGAACGTGTTGGTGATCTCGGCCTCATGTGGGGCGGCCTTTGCTGGCACGGGGAAGCAACAGACGCGTGTGGCTCCTTGGAACCAATGCAAGTACTCTCGGTACGTGGCCTCATCGAATGGCCCACCAAGGTCGTGCACATCGGTGGCAGCTTGTGCCCAGTCGTTCACCCAAGGCACCATCCTATCCACCCACGACTGCTCGAACGCTAGACCTTGACCTTTCCTTGAATGCCTGCAATACAATTAATAATGAATAATAGTATGACAACATATACAGGAATGATTAAtgcaacaagacttacccgtggGACCCATCAAGCTGAAGTCGGGGAAGGGGGAAGACCTGTGCACACCCAAACTGACGTGCCACCCGCTCTAGATAGTACGGCTCGACGAAGATGTCGAACACCAGTCTTTTCCTCATGTACCACAGCTCCTGGTCACGGTAGCACAACTTCGACAAGCCACGCGGAGCACGGGACTGTATGTCAACTGCTGTGTACGGGGTCCACCGAACCCTATCAGCTGTGAGCTGGTCCAACACAGCGACGTACGCATTGTAGTGATCAATATCAATTATAGTGCCAGGGTTTCTCGATTGAATGGTTTCCATAAGAGCTGGCAAGTGGTGATATGAGTCCTTGTACGTACCGAACctcttttccaaggccaactgtTTGGCTCTCCAAGCCATGTCATAAGAAATCTCATAACCAAATCTATTCTGAATAGCAAGCATTATCCGAAAAGGAGAAATGCCAAGTTTTTCAACTACCTCACCGTACATTTCGTTTGCAACGAAAGTCACTGTCACGTTCCTATGCTTGTTCAGTGAAGATTGCAGCAAACAAGTGTGTGGTTCGATAATAGTGGCTATGAAGTTGCTCTCGGTACGTGGCATATGACCATGAACACGCCAAGTACAACCTGGGGTGACACACTTAACGTCCCACGTCGTGGGGTTAGAAATAACCACCATAAACTCCCTCTTTTCGGAAAAAAGCCCATCAACGAACAGCGTGTTGCAGATGAACCTTGTCATGAAACATCTGCCCTTATCTGACCTCAATCCTTGAGTACTCCCACGAAGAATGATGACCATCATCGACCGTCATGGCATCAGGTGCGATGTGGACCCAATCCTTAGGGATGTCGACCTCGTCATCAAACCTCCTGCCAGCAAATTCATCCACGAAGGCGACGTGCTCCACATCGTCAGCCTCCATTTGTTCGATGATTCTTTCATCCTCCTCACCCAGGTCAGCTTCCATGGACGGACCATAATGTTTCGCCTGTCCACCCTCTGTCGTGTTCTCAATAGCTGGAGGATCGCAAACATAGGTCTGCTCAGCATTTGCCGACTCTAAGTTCTCCTCTGTTGCACCTGTGTTGCTACTCTCACCCTGCATGGCACCGTTCAGGAACTCAACAAGCATGATGTTGGCATAACGACGCTCCAATGCCTTGGACACGAGAAAATGACACTTCTTCGTGTTACTGGCCTCATACAGCTCCCACCTCCATCCATTCTCCCACTTTTTAGGCACAAACATACTAATCTTGAAACGATGCTGGGAGGGCGGAACACCCAAGTATTCATGCTGCTAGGCTAAAACTTGTTTCCGG
Coding sequences within:
- the LOC136449474 gene encoding uncharacterized protein isoform X1, with translation MKWTESVRMPCLFVSSSPPLVFVQFTRFPHAVNNIPLDGFRADQPGGSLPTGDVSLTNLFSNKAIYSWATDDVSKKMIAICMPAQNTEALRRSLMDAAEQCVAVDFIMLEAEATFMYGGASEYANSFVNRICDLENCVACKCHGHPIDLVTPNKAKWRTQCRELLLYAGSVQCEETATRTRDQVTDGKTLPLAPGPPFPNKAKWTCPITNRQLAASDVTATAVRIGEQTIFSADFF
- the LOC136449474 gene encoding uncharacterized protein isoform X4 is translated as MKWTESVRMPCLFVSSSPPLVFVQFTRFPHAVNNIPLDGFRADQPGGSLPTGDVSLTNLFSNKAIYSWATDDVSKKMIAICMPAQNTEALRRSLMDAAEQCVAVDFIMLEAEATFMYGGASEYANSFVNRICDLENCVVRRYNPVQPLQQLC
- the LOC136449474 gene encoding uncharacterized protein isoform X2 yields the protein MKWTESVRMPCLFVSSSPPLVFVQFTRFPHAVNNIPLDGFRADQPGGSLPTGDVSLTNLFSNKAIYSWATDDVSKKMIAICMPAQNTEALRRSLMDAAEQCVAVDFIMLEAEATFISASSTAMLTQNTLTEQACKCHGHPIDLVTPNKAKWRTQCRELLLYAGSVQCEETATRTRDQVTDGKTLPLAPGPPFPNKAKWTCPITNRQLAASDVTATAVRIGEQTIFSADFF
- the LOC136449474 gene encoding uncharacterized protein isoform X3 yields the protein MKWTESVRMPCLFVSSSPPLVFVQFTRFPHAVNNIPLDGFRADQPGGSLPTGDVSLTNLFSNKAIYSWATDDVSKKMIAICMPAQNTEALRRSLMDAAEQCVAVDFIMLEAEATFMYGGASEYANSFVNRICDLENCVVRRYNPGMQVPWSPY
- the LOC136449474 gene encoding uncharacterized protein isoform X5, which produces MKWTESVRMPCLFVSSSPPLVFVQFTRFPHAVNNIPLDGFRADQPGGSLPTGDVSLTNLFSNKAIYSWATDDVSKKMIAICMPAQNTEALRRSLMDAAEQCVAVDFIMLEAEATFMYGGASEYANSFVNRICDLENCVFSLFNSYANAEHID